The following are encoded together in the Actinoplanes sp. N902-109 genome:
- a CDS encoding regulatory protein RecX, with translation MPPDSGRGRGRGGDRGAGDKADATPRSESEIAREICIRQLAIRPRTRAELAKALAKKEISEEAIAEVLDRYDEVGIIDDAAFARAWVSSRHHGRGLARRALANELRQRGVDAEVASEALEAVDDDAEAAAARALVDRKLRTAHGTPDQVFRRLVGMLARKGYPAGTAIRAVKDALADRDAEAAEFADQIDPDALADQ, from the coding sequence CTGCCACCCGACAGCGGCCGCGGCCGTGGCCGGGGTGGTGACCGCGGTGCGGGCGACAAGGCGGATGCAACGCCTCGTTCAGAGTCCGAGATCGCCCGCGAGATCTGTATCCGCCAGCTTGCCATCCGCCCCCGCACCCGGGCGGAGCTGGCCAAGGCACTGGCCAAGAAGGAGATCTCCGAGGAGGCCATCGCCGAGGTCCTCGACCGGTACGACGAGGTCGGCATCATCGATGACGCCGCCTTCGCCCGGGCCTGGGTGTCCAGCCGGCACCACGGTCGTGGTCTCGCCCGCCGGGCGCTGGCCAACGAGCTGCGCCAGCGTGGCGTCGACGCCGAGGTGGCTTCCGAGGCGTTGGAGGCTGTGGACGACGACGCGGAGGCCGCTGCGGCCCGGGCCCTGGTCGACCGCAAGCTACGAACCGCGCACGGCACCCCGGACCAGGTCTTCCGGCGCCTTGTCGGGATGCTGGCCCGCAAGGGCTATCCGGCGGGCACAGCCATCCGCGCGGTGAAGGACGCCCTCGCAGATCGGGACGCCGAAGCGGCCGAGTTCGCCGACCAGATCGACCCCGACGCCCTCGCCGACCAGTGA
- the recA gene encoding recombinase RecA, with amino-acid sequence MVAGPDRDKALDLALAQIDKQFGKGSVMRLGERPVVQTAIIPTGSIALDVALGVGGLPRGRVIEVYGPESSGKTTVALHAVANAQRNGGIAAFIDAEHALDPEYARALGVDTDALLVSQPDTGEQALEIADMLIRSGALDIIVIDSVAALVPRAEIEGEMGDSHVGLQARLMSQALRKITGILNNSGTTAIFINQLREKIGVMFGSPETTTGGRALKFYASVRLDVRRIESLKDGTDVVGNRTRVKVVKNKVAAPFKQAEFDIMYGKGISREGSLIDVGVEQSIIRKSGAWYTYDGDQLGQGKEKAREFLKENPDVAAEIEKKILEKLGVGQTTGDAAGGPELPPVDF; translated from the coding sequence ATGGTGGCAGGACCTGACAGGGACAAGGCGCTCGATCTCGCGCTGGCGCAGATCGACAAGCAGTTCGGCAAGGGCTCGGTGATGCGGCTGGGTGAGCGGCCGGTGGTGCAGACGGCCATCATCCCGACCGGCTCCATCGCGCTCGACGTGGCGCTCGGCGTCGGCGGTCTGCCGCGCGGCCGCGTCATCGAGGTCTACGGACCGGAGTCCAGCGGTAAGACGACGGTGGCCCTGCACGCGGTGGCCAACGCCCAGCGCAACGGCGGCATCGCGGCGTTCATCGACGCGGAGCACGCGCTCGACCCGGAGTACGCCCGGGCCCTCGGCGTCGACACCGACGCGCTGCTGGTGTCCCAGCCCGACACCGGTGAGCAGGCGCTCGAGATCGCGGACATGCTGATCCGCTCCGGCGCGCTCGACATCATCGTCATCGACTCGGTCGCCGCCCTCGTGCCGCGCGCCGAGATCGAGGGTGAGATGGGTGACAGCCACGTCGGTCTGCAGGCCCGCCTCATGAGCCAGGCGCTGCGCAAGATCACCGGCATTCTCAACAACTCCGGCACGACGGCCATCTTCATCAACCAGCTCCGCGAGAAGATCGGCGTCATGTTCGGCTCGCCCGAGACCACGACCGGTGGCCGCGCGCTCAAGTTCTACGCCTCGGTGCGCCTCGACGTGCGCCGCATCGAGAGCCTCAAGGACGGCACCGACGTCGTGGGTAACCGCACCCGCGTCAAGGTCGTCAAGAACAAGGTCGCGGCCCCGTTCAAGCAGGCCGAGTTCGACATCATGTACGGCAAGGGCATCTCCCGTGAGGGCTCGCTGATCGACGTCGGCGTGGAGCAGAGCATCATCCGCAAGTCCGGCGCCTGGTACACCTACGACGGCGATCAGCTCGGCCAGGGCAAGGAAAAGGCCCGCGAGTTCCTCAAGGAAAACCCCGACGTGGCCGCCGAGATCGAGAAGAAGATCCTGGAGAAGCTCGGCGTCGGCCAGACCACCGGCGACGCCGCCGGCGGTCCGGAGCTCCCCCCGGTCGACTTCTGA
- a CDS encoding DUF3046 domain-containing protein produces MRMTDFWQRLEQAFGSAYARSFAADHAFTDLGGRTIDEAIAQGVDTATVWRAVVATYPDRVPARLR; encoded by the coding sequence GTGCGGATGACGGACTTCTGGCAGCGCCTTGAGCAGGCATTCGGCTCTGCGTACGCGCGCAGTTTCGCCGCCGATCACGCCTTCACCGACCTCGGTGGACGGACCATCGACGAGGCCATTGCGCAAGGTGTTGATACGGCTACGGTCTGGCGAGCTGTGGTGGCGACGTACCCCGATCGGGTGCCCGCTCGCCTGCGCTGA
- a CDS encoding UdgX family uracil-DNA binding protein (This protein belongs to the uracil DNA glycosylase superfamily, members of which act in excision repair of DNA. However, it belongs more specifically to UdgX branch, whose founding member was found to bind uracil in DNA (where it does not belong), without cleaving it, appears to promote DNA repair by a pathway involving RecA, rather than base excision.) yields MPSTEAPIGAQQFVPPDAHELAELKAAAAHCEGCELYRDATQTVFGRGAADARIVFVGEQPGDVEDQQGLPFVGPAGRLLRDAVDDAGLDASDVYITNAVKHFRFELRGKRRIHQSPGPAHITACRPWLVSEFALLKPDMIIVLGATAAKALLGPSFRVTRSRGQLMPWPAAAHHPEDFPVTETQALATIHPSAVLRADDRDAAYKGLVDDLKVAAAALS; encoded by the coding sequence ATGCCGAGCACTGAGGCGCCCATCGGCGCGCAGCAATTCGTCCCGCCGGACGCGCACGAGCTTGCCGAGCTCAAGGCGGCTGCGGCGCACTGCGAAGGCTGCGAGCTCTACCGCGACGCCACTCAGACGGTCTTCGGGCGTGGCGCCGCCGATGCGCGGATCGTCTTCGTGGGGGAGCAGCCCGGCGACGTCGAGGACCAGCAGGGTCTGCCGTTCGTCGGCCCGGCCGGCCGGTTGCTGCGCGACGCGGTCGACGACGCCGGCCTCGACGCTTCGGACGTCTACATCACCAATGCCGTCAAGCACTTCCGTTTCGAGCTGCGCGGCAAGCGCCGCATCCATCAGAGCCCCGGTCCCGCGCACATCACCGCGTGCCGGCCCTGGCTGGTCTCCGAGTTCGCCCTGCTCAAGCCCGACATGATCATCGTGCTGGGCGCCACCGCGGCCAAGGCCCTGCTCGGTCCGTCGTTCCGGGTGACCCGTTCGCGCGGTCAGCTCATGCCGTGGCCCGCTGCCGCGCACCACCCCGAGGATTTCCCGGTGACCGAGACCCAGGCTCTCGCGACCATCCACCCCTCGGCAGTGCTGCGGGCCGACGACCGGGACGCTGCCTACAAAGGCCTGGTCGACGATCTCAAGGTCGCTGCCGCCGCCCTTTCCTGA
- a CDS encoding aminotransferase class I/II-fold pyridoxal phosphate-dependent enzyme: protein MPEHYQVDGSTAAEISASMESLVRRGDWSSGHPLPPIRVLAETLRVSPATVAKAYQELRHRGVIETAGRRGTRVRSRPAVTGPRSTLRLPAPPGTLDLSTGTPDVRLLPALGPHLRAVSAEVGAPLGYVAPGAIPELAEVAHARFEADGVPMGDAVIAATNGALDAMERLFVTHLQPGDALAVEDPGWANLLDLAAALGLSTVPFDVDDEGPIPDSLSAALASGVRAVVITVRAQNPTGAAISKRRAAALRAIQARHPAVLLIEDDHAAELSETALHSLTRSATSWAFIRSASKPFGPDLRVAVMAGDEATMGRVLGRLRIGSGWVSTVMQRLMLRLWREDPLTDRFAQAVHSYEQRRQALRDALHERGVEAHASTGINVWVRVPDETRAVTALRDAGYAVAPGSMFRTTSPPGIRMTVSPLDQRDIEPLADAVARATGSAAVDPPGR, encoded by the coding sequence GTCGATGGCTCCACCGCCGCTGAGATCTCGGCGAGCATGGAGTCGCTGGTCCGCAGGGGTGACTGGAGCTCGGGTCATCCGCTGCCGCCGATCCGTGTGCTGGCGGAGACGTTGCGGGTCAGTCCGGCCACCGTGGCCAAGGCTTATCAGGAGCTGCGGCACCGTGGCGTCATCGAGACGGCCGGTCGGCGTGGCACCCGCGTGCGGTCCCGCCCGGCCGTGACGGGGCCGCGGTCGACGCTGCGCCTGCCTGCCCCGCCGGGCACGCTCGACCTCTCCACCGGCACCCCGGACGTCCGTCTGCTGCCGGCTCTCGGCCCACACTTACGCGCGGTCTCTGCCGAGGTGGGAGCACCTCTCGGGTACGTCGCACCGGGCGCGATCCCCGAGCTGGCCGAGGTGGCGCATGCCCGGTTCGAGGCCGACGGTGTCCCGATGGGCGACGCGGTCATCGCGGCGACCAATGGTGCCCTCGACGCCATGGAACGCCTGTTCGTGACCCATCTGCAGCCCGGCGACGCGCTGGCGGTCGAGGATCCGGGCTGGGCCAACCTGCTCGATCTCGCGGCGGCTCTGGGGCTGTCCACAGTGCCGTTCGATGTTGACGATGAGGGTCCGATTCCCGACAGCCTGTCGGCGGCGCTCGCCTCGGGCGTACGAGCCGTGGTCATCACCGTCCGCGCCCAGAATCCGACAGGCGCGGCGATCAGCAAGCGCCGCGCCGCCGCCTTGCGCGCGATCCAGGCGCGGCATCCCGCGGTGCTGCTCATCGAGGATGATCACGCCGCCGAGCTGTCTGAGACCGCGCTGCACAGCCTCACCAGGTCCGCTACATCCTGGGCCTTCATCCGCTCGGCATCCAAACCGTTCGGTCCGGACCTGCGGGTTGCTGTCATGGCCGGCGACGAGGCGACCATGGGCCGGGTGCTCGGCCGGCTGCGCATCGGTTCGGGCTGGGTCTCCACGGTGATGCAGCGACTCATGCTCCGGCTCTGGCGCGAGGACCCGCTGACGGACCGGTTCGCCCAGGCTGTCCACAGCTACGAGCAACGCCGGCAGGCGCTCCGGGACGCCCTGCATGAGCGCGGTGTCGAAGCTCACGCGAGCACCGGCATCAACGTCTGGGTCCGCGTACCCGATGAGACCCGGGCCGTGACCGCCCTGCGCGACGCGGGATATGCGGTGGCCCCGGGTTCGATGTTCCGGACGACCTCGCCGCCGGGCATCCGGATGACGGTGAGCCCGCTCGACCAGCGCGACATCGAGCCGCTCGCCGACGCCGTTGCCCGGGCCACCGGCTCGGCCGCCGTCGATCCGCCGGGCCGATGA